The following coding sequences lie in one Chanos chanos chromosome 4, fChaCha1.1, whole genome shotgun sequence genomic window:
- the max gene encoding protein max isoform X5, whose amino-acid sequence MSDNDDIEVDSDADKRAHHNALERKRRDHIKDSFHSLRDSVPALQGEKASRAQILDKATEYIQYMRRKNHTHQQDIDDLKRQNALLEQQVRALEKLKGTTQLQANYSSSDGSLYTNPKGSAVSAFDGGSDSSSESEPEKPPNRKKARVESS is encoded by the exons GCGGACAAACGGGCACACCACAATGCGCTGGAGCGCAAACGCAGGGACCACATCAAAGACAGCTTTCACAGTCTCCGGGATTCTGTCCCCGCTTTACAAGGGGAAAAG GCGTCCCGAGCTCAGATCCTAGACAAAGCCACAGAGTACATTCAGTACATGCGACGGAAAAACCACACGCACCAGCAGGACATTGATGACCTAAAGAGGCAGAACGCTCTGCTGGAGCAGCAAG TCAGGGCACTGGAGAAGCTTAAGGGGACCACGCAGCTGCAGGCCAACTATTCGTCCTCGGACGGCAGTTTGTACACCAACCCTAAGGGCAGTGCCGTTTCCGCCTTCGACGGCGGCTCTGACTCCAGCTCCGAGTCTGAGCCTGAGAAACCGCCCAACCGAAAGAAAGCGAGAGTGGAGTCCAGCTAA
- the max gene encoding protein max isoform X4 produces the protein MSDNDDIEVDSDADKRAHHNALERKRRDHIKDSFHSLRDSVPALQGEKQSIKQASRAQILDKATEYIQYMRRKNHTHQQDIDDLKRQNALLEQQVRALEKLKGTTQLQANYSSSDGSLYTNPKGSAVSAFDGGSDSSSESEPEKPPNRKKARVESS, from the exons GCGGACAAACGGGCACACCACAATGCGCTGGAGCGCAAACGCAGGGACCACATCAAAGACAGCTTTCACAGTCTCCGGGATTCTGTCCCCGCTTTACAAGGGGAAAAG CAGTCTATCAAACAGGCGTCCCGAGCTCAGATCCTAGACAAAGCCACAGAGTACATTCAGTACATGCGACGGAAAAACCACACGCACCAGCAGGACATTGATGACCTAAAGAGGCAGAACGCTCTGCTGGAGCAGCAAG TCAGGGCACTGGAGAAGCTTAAGGGGACCACGCAGCTGCAGGCCAACTATTCGTCCTCGGACGGCAGTTTGTACACCAACCCTAAGGGCAGTGCCGTTTCCGCCTTCGACGGCGGCTCTGACTCCAGCTCCGAGTCTGAGCCTGAGAAACCGCCCAACCGAAAGAAAGCGAGAGTGGAGTCCAGCTAA